Genomic DNA from Fusarium keratoplasticum isolate Fu6.1 chromosome 2, whole genome shotgun sequence:
tgttgatgttgctgcGCCTGATGCAGCGGGTGATGCGATGCTTGACATGCTCCCGAGACTGCCCCCACCTGGGAAGAGACCGCCTGGATTGGAAGCCTCCATGGTGCCTCCTTCAAAGTACACTGCTATGCCTGGATTGCCAGAGTGAACGTTCTGCCATACTTGATTGAGGTTGGCGTCAGACAACGCATTATTCGTGGCCTCGGCATTCTGTTTGGGGGGCTCTGGTTCCTGTACCTGGACAGTTCTTGATTGAGGAGTAGGCTGAGGACCGGCTCCCTGCGGTTGCTCCAGCATGATGCTCGTAGGATACTCCGAATTATAGACAAAGTCTCCTGATCGGAAAAGCTTTCGCCATCGAAGTCTCAGTTCCGACATGCGAGTCTCCATACCCGGCGCTGGACCAATGCGCTCAAGCACTGGTTTCAACCGATCTTCAATGTCGAGCTGTCTTGCAGCGGCCGGGTCAGCTCGCAGCCGTATCATTTCAGCTTCACGATGCTTTTTAGCCTTGGCATAGAGCCTCTTGATGGGCATCCATGCCGCGGTGTGTTCTGCGTTGTTGGTGCCCTCAATGGGATGGTCGTACTGCAAGATCTGGGCGGCTTCCCAGGCTCGCTCCGACGTGACACTCCATGGCCGTCTTGACAGTTCGAGGAGCATGTATGCGATGGCATGCCATTGTCTGTAGGATTGGAAGAGCCAGCGCCATTGCCGACATCGCGGGTCGACGTTGAGGATGTGGTTGTACTCGACAATCTCAATCGTCGACATCCAGAGTCGACTTCGAATCTCCTGCGAAGCTTCGGGTCCAGTGCCTGGGAACAGCACGGGCTGGTAAATGATGAGACCGATTTTGGCCATGATAACCCGCGAAATGAGGGAAGCCATCCAAAAGACAGGATCTTCATCCATGACGACGTGCTTCAGGAACTTGTCCTCCATGCGATCGTAGACCTCGACAAGCATTCGCTCACGGTCCTCGAGACTCTTTTCAACATTCTTAGGATCGACTGGTCGCATTTGCGTCATTGCTGTGAATAAGCGACGAGAAAGAGCGATAATCTCATATCGCACGAGACAGATGGCCGTGTCAGTCCGACCCTGACGAGGCGTGGGCATCTCGGTGAAAGACGGGTCGATATCGGTGTCGTTAATATTGGTAGGCAACTGCGTGTCAAAGTTTTTGTCATTAACAATAAGATCAGAGCCCATCTCCTCAGCAGAACGCAGATCAATCGCCACGACAGCCCACCAAAGCCGACGTCGcatctcaacctcaaagGGCGGAAGGCCAAGTTGCTGTCCGTCACGGTGGAGGCCGAGGGCCTGGGCCATGCGAACGCAGAGGCTGGTGAGGGTCCAGCATAAACGGCTGTCATCGTGGCACTTGACGACggtgaggaagatggcaaaggCCTGGAGGACAGCCATGTCGGACgtggtgaggaggttggcTTTTGCAAGGGCTTGCTCGAGGGCGAAGCGGAACTGAGCAATGTAGTGGGTCTTTGAAGCTCCGAGGTTGGTTTGGGCCTGGGATGTGAGTGAGATAGAAGTGGCTATTGTTGAAAGTGAGCTCTTACCTCGTCTGATTCCATTGAGACGACGGCTGAGTAGTAAATGGCAAAGACGAGGGCTTCATCACCAGGACGAAGGTCATGCTCTCCACGTCTCACCTTGGTCATGAGCCTGCTCATGGTTGGGATGTGCAGTACCTTGACCAATGGCTCAATGTTCTCAAGGTAAATCTGCCAGAGGAAAGACGTCTGCGCTGGCAATGGATGAAGACCAGCCAGGTCGACGTCTGCAGAGCGATAACCCAAGAGAAAGCTATGATGGTCAGAGTCGGCAGCGAAATTCTGCGGAGGCGACTGCTCAGGTGTCGTGTCGTCTTGAAAATCGTCCAGGTCGTCCACAGCCTCCATCTCATTGCGAAGCTCGTCAAGCTGTCTTCGTTAGCTATGCTCATATCTATCGCAAGTTCCCTCATAGTACCTCGTCATTCAGCTTGGCAAAGAAGCCGCTGTTGACATATCGCGCAGTCGGTTCTCCGTCGTGAAGGATTAATCGACCAAGCTGCTTGTTCATGTTTGTGAAATTGCGACTCTCTGTCTCTCGCTTGACTTCATCGGCTGTCTCTTTCACAATGTCGGATTGAGAGGTAGTGTGATCTTCTTGTGCCTTGGGCGATTCCGCATCATACGCGCCCgcgctgctgccgctcaGTTCCTGGACGAGACCTTCGAGTTTCCGAAGACGCTTGATGAGATCGGCCTCTCGTTCAGTAGGCACAGCCTTGGAGGGTACATTAGGCCTCGTCTGACGCGGTGCGCGACCTGGCGCTGGATACATGCAATCGCTTTGTGCGCGGCGACAGTTACTGCAAGGCATCATCTTGTCGCAGCGGACCCTGCGCCGGCGACAAGTAACGCAGCTCCTTGGGTTCAGCAGCGGGGCACCCGACGCCGTGAGGGCGACGGGGCGGTCAAACGGGATGGTAGCCATGCCATTCTGGCGCGGCGGCATGGGAGCGCCGGAGGAGGCGGCATTAGACGAGTCATTATCGGGCGACGCCGAAGACTGCGGGTGGGCgattgaagccatcgcgagGCCTATCGTTTGCGGAGAGTGTTGTGTGGTCAAGCGTTTAGGTTCCCGCTCGCTTGGCTGAGCCGAAGAGTCGGGCACCGGGTGGAGGCTTATTAATGACAAGGATAATGCAAGGCCGTTGGAGTCATGCTTTGACTCTGGTAGGATCTGCAACAGGATTtcccgtcatcgtcgtcgtagtCAATCAGCACTAGCAACGGGGCTTGGCTTCCCTTTGTCATCTGCAGTCAGCCTTGCTGTCCAACAATCTCTTGCCTGGCCCGCTCAGCTGCTACCCTGCTGAAACAATGGAGAATCAGCCTTGATCCAATGTCGGAGATGACGACTGCTGCTCTGTGCGTCGCAACTGCCGGGGCTGCTGTCTTGTTGGTTGAAAAAAGTTGATGACCTGCCACAATCTGCTGGGATTTGATCCTACAGATGGATCCCACGCCAGTCCCCAAATGAAACTATTCCCAACTTTTACAATAAGGTTGTCTCAATTCTGACCACCTCTGCGAGATCATTGACCCACACCTAAAGATTAGAAAAGACTAGGCACTTATTATGTCAGTATGATCTGATACTCTACCTAGCTATTCTAAAAGTTCTAAGGTTGATTATAGTAGAATAAACTTTTCCTCGTTTTACGGCATTAACTATCTCCAACTCATTTAAGTTTGTTTAGATAAAGATTTCGAGTCGATTTCGACGTCTGAGCAACCGTACAACAGTCAATGGCAACATCCCGCAGCCTCTGGTCAATGAAGCCGAACGGTTCAGCCCTTGAGCGTAAAACAATGCTGACCTGATATGCCTTGTCGTCCGTCCTATTGGTCGTGTGGCTCCATGAAGGCGAAGCACATCGGCCAACACATGGTCCGCCAAGGCACTGAGTACTCGTCCTGTTAACACGCGGAACTAATTGGAGAGGCTCCAACAAGGGCTTGCCTTTCATAAACTCAGTCATTTGAAATTCAAGAGACGCTGAGTTGTGGCAACTCATCTTATCatctcttttcctctttgaAGCTGACTCCGACTGCCCATGTTGGGCGTTTGCAATGAATTGTCATTGTAAGCCTAAGACGCAGTGTAACGCGCTCTGATAGGTACCCAGAGGTTCTTCATGCAGCCTGATTTCTGCGCCACTCGGTGCGCCCAGGCGGCCTTGTTGGGCAGATCAGGCTCTGAAATATCGCAAATGCGAGATGCTTTTTCCCTCCCCCAACTCTTTCCTGTCGATGGAATCGCAGGTTTTCTGCTGCGAGGGCAGCTCTTGAACAACTTCTTGCGAAATACCTTCGAAAACCTTGTC
This window encodes:
- a CDS encoding Zn(2)-C6 fungal-type domain-containing protein — protein: MASIAHPQSSASPDNDSSNAASSGAPMPPRQNGMATIPFDRPVALTASGAPLLNPRSCVTCRRRRVRCDKMMPCSNCRRAQSDCMYPAPGRAPRQTRPNVPSKAVPTEREADLIKRLRKLEGLVQELSGSSAGAYDAESPKAQEDHTTSQSDIVKETADEVKRETESRNFTNMNKQLGRLILHDGEPTARYVNSGFFAKLNDELDELRNEMEAVDDLDDFQDDTTPEQSPPQNFAADSDHHSFLLGYRSADVDLAGLHPLPAQTSFLWQIYLENIEPLVKVLHIPTMSRLMTKVRRGEHDLRPGDEALVFAIYYSAVVSMESDEAQTNLGASKTHYIAQFRFALEQALAKANLLTTSDMAVLQAFAIFLTVVKCHDDSRLCWTLTSLCVRMAQALGLHRDGQQLGLPPFEVEMRRRLWWAVVAIDLRSAEEMGSDLIVNDKNFDTQLPTNINDTDIDPSFTEMPTPRQGRTDTAICLVRYEIIALSRRLFTAMTQMRPVDPKNVEKSLEDRERMLVEVYDRMEDKFLKHVVMDEDPVFWMASLISRVIMAKIGLIIYQPVLFPGTGPEASQEIRSRLWMSTIEIVEYNHILNVDPRCRQWRWLFQSYRQWHAIAYMLLELSRRPWSVTSERAWEAAQILQYDHPIEGTNNAEHTAAWMPIKRLYAKAKKHREAEMIRLRADPAAARQLDIEDRLKPVLERIGPAPGMETRMSELRLRWRKLFRSGDFVYNSEYPTSIMLEQPQGAGPQPTPQSRTVQVQEPEPPKQNAEATNNALSDANLNQVWQNVHSGNPGIAVYFEGGTMEASNPGGLFPGGGSLGSMSSIASPAASGAATSTYHDHDPQQYPDNHLSPWPGQDGFQHNHNGGLGDIDDLFQHGALNPNGLSSVTQGMDLSVELGEVEDIDWNNWDETLKLLSKPAMSGGTGSWGGM